The following coding sequences lie in one Tichowtungia aerotolerans genomic window:
- the holA gene encoding DNA polymerase III subunit delta, with protein MAIKLIHGTDEYLVSHHSRKAVNALCPEEEQTLGLETIEGDVKTVDEAVSALKTAIGALRTVGLFSGQKTVWLRDVSIFKDKVISKNKEIKDLLAQLAEDIKNGLPDGQHLIISAPGVDRRSAFYKACQAGADVETYDLPEQAYLKEPIIRERAQKLFAKAQCRVSPAALDLFIEKVGMDTRQLVMEAEKLTLYIGDRNEITVDDVKAITSSSSEAIAWDFTDALGERKLDEALKILRQLIFQGEAPVALMFAIETLYRNLTQFRAYFDQGWLRLSGSRGAGSVQWAHDPEMDRMFIQLPADPRKMHWFRVGKLGQQAKNYTAEELRVCQKRLLETHEQLVSGSVAQEMILEMLVIKLVAKV; from the coding sequence GTGGCAATAAAACTGATTCATGGAACCGACGAATACCTGGTGAGTCATCACTCCCGCAAGGCTGTCAACGCTCTCTGCCCAGAGGAAGAACAGACGCTGGGGCTCGAAACAATTGAAGGGGATGTGAAAACCGTCGATGAGGCGGTTTCTGCATTGAAAACGGCGATCGGAGCGTTGCGAACGGTCGGGTTGTTCAGTGGGCAGAAAACCGTCTGGCTTCGTGACGTATCGATTTTCAAGGACAAGGTTATCTCGAAAAACAAAGAGATAAAGGATCTGCTGGCGCAGTTGGCCGAAGATATCAAGAACGGTCTTCCGGATGGTCAGCACCTGATTATCTCAGCTCCTGGAGTCGATCGGCGTTCCGCCTTTTATAAGGCCTGTCAGGCGGGGGCGGACGTAGAGACGTATGATCTGCCGGAACAGGCTTATTTGAAAGAGCCGATTATTCGTGAGCGGGCGCAGAAGCTTTTTGCAAAGGCACAGTGCCGGGTCAGTCCGGCGGCTCTCGATCTTTTTATTGAGAAGGTCGGCATGGATACGCGCCAGCTGGTCATGGAAGCGGAAAAGCTGACGCTGTACATCGGCGATCGCAATGAAATCACGGTTGATGATGTAAAAGCGATTACATCGTCATCCTCCGAGGCTATCGCCTGGGACTTTACCGATGCATTGGGCGAGCGAAAGCTCGATGAGGCCCTGAAAATTCTTCGTCAGCTCATTTTCCAGGGAGAGGCTCCGGTTGCGCTGATGTTTGCCATCGAGACACTGTACCGGAACCTGACGCAGTTCCGGGCCTATTTTGACCAGGGCTGGTTGCGCCTGAGTGGATCGCGCGGCGCGGGATCGGTGCAGTGGGCACATGATCCTGAGATGGACCGTATGTTCATCCAGCTTCCGGCCGATCCTCGTAAAATGCACTGGTTTCGGGTTGGGAAACTCGGGCAGCAGGCGAAGAACTACACTGCAGAAGAACTGCGGGTGTGCCAGAAACGTCTGCTGGAGACTCACGAACAGCTCGTGTCCGGCTCGGTCGCTCAGGAAATGATCCTTGAAATGCTCGTGATCAAGCTGGTCGCAAAAGTTTAA
- a CDS encoding C10 family peptidase, translated as MSAVWAETISQDEALEYGRNWLGLQADSLSSNSVSVAASAEPDIVIVTYTLKDSSGTPTVYVLDAASQGFLILSADDRVQPVLGYGDKLPENSEIPPNVKYWLQSMSAQIEVVRASAGTSVHSGWSDPTVSRVAAVAATDASSGDIGPLLQTAWHQGDFYNAYCPADPDATTGNGLTWAGCVATAMAQVMRYYEYPFRGRYSFAYEDERYGTQSENFGQHIYNWTNMPNQLTATNLDVCRLIRDCGVAVKMIYGPDSSGSYTRSVLDAMALYFGYSIHANMVVRMASGEESESWKTMLLNELIAARPVFYAGKQPDNQSGHAFVCDGYRASDDTFHFNWGWRGYYNGYYSVNDLSPSSVDYNGRQYMLLGLQPQSPMPNVLLLSRNGAGTWERVVDANEDGIKLKDNAVEPSSDYFIEIVSSGGSHSDWLISSELYIPPGTHASLEFDYLAYMGPSSLRVFVSTHAGNSVDLFTNQVAERVESSGMAAPDHCSVSLNDYAGQTLRIGVEVYETSAYTIMDNFAVYSTVPVTVVGAGHGTVRPDDVVEIPYLHDGQFDVEADPYYHIASIVTNGQKWADDSILSGIPQTNLVWSQLTTASTMTVCFAENTAPAGTPEWWLAEHGLTNDAVAVEESNDQDGDGFSACDEFIAGTVPTDPQSRFYASSCTSVAGGQWELTWPSVSGRVYSVEWTPSLSDQDFSVLATNIIASPPINSVTLPAAERNVFYRLTVGRQ; from the coding sequence ATGTCTGCTGTCTGGGCTGAAACCATCAGTCAGGATGAGGCCCTTGAGTATGGTCGCAACTGGCTGGGTCTTCAGGCTGATTCTTTAAGCAGCAATTCTGTTTCCGTGGCGGCAAGTGCTGAACCCGATATCGTGATTGTGACTTACACCCTGAAGGATTCCTCCGGAACTCCAACTGTATATGTACTGGATGCCGCATCGCAGGGATTTCTGATTCTTTCCGCGGATGATCGGGTCCAGCCTGTGCTGGGCTACGGAGATAAGCTGCCGGAAAACTCAGAAATCCCTCCTAATGTGAAGTATTGGCTGCAGAGCATGAGTGCGCAGATCGAAGTCGTACGGGCGTCGGCTGGCACATCCGTTCATTCCGGCTGGTCGGATCCGACGGTTTCTCGGGTCGCTGCCGTTGCCGCTACCGATGCTTCCTCTGGAGATATCGGGCCTCTTCTGCAGACTGCCTGGCATCAAGGAGATTTCTATAACGCATACTGTCCTGCGGATCCGGATGCAACAACCGGGAATGGCTTAACGTGGGCAGGGTGTGTTGCCACTGCAATGGCGCAAGTGATGCGGTATTATGAATATCCCTTCCGCGGTCGCTATTCATTTGCCTATGAAGATGAGCGCTACGGAACTCAATCTGAGAATTTCGGTCAGCACATTTATAACTGGACCAATATGCCTAATCAGCTCACTGCCACAAATCTGGATGTCTGCCGCCTGATCCGGGACTGTGGCGTTGCTGTTAAAATGATTTATGGGCCGGATAGCTCCGGTAGTTATACTAGAAGTGTTCTTGACGCCATGGCTCTGTATTTCGGGTATTCAATCCATGCGAACATGGTGGTTCGGATGGCGTCTGGAGAGGAGTCGGAATCATGGAAAACAATGCTTTTGAACGAACTTATAGCGGCTCGTCCCGTTTTTTATGCTGGGAAACAGCCCGATAATCAGTCAGGGCATGCTTTTGTTTGCGACGGATATCGCGCTTCCGATGATACCTTTCATTTTAATTGGGGTTGGCGTGGCTATTACAACGGATATTATTCTGTCAATGATCTTTCACCCAGTTCCGTTGATTACAACGGAAGACAGTATATGCTGTTAGGACTGCAGCCCCAAAGTCCTATGCCGAATGTTTTGCTGCTTTCAAGGAACGGAGCCGGAACGTGGGAACGAGTCGTTGATGCAAATGAGGACGGCATCAAATTAAAGGATAATGCCGTTGAGCCGTCCTCAGACTATTTTATTGAAATCGTCAGTTCGGGCGGCTCTCACTCCGATTGGTTGATCAGTTCAGAGCTGTATATTCCGCCAGGCACGCACGCCTCTCTGGAATTTGATTATCTGGCTTACATGGGGCCTTCATCTCTCCGGGTGTTTGTATCCACCCATGCCGGAAACTCTGTTGATCTGTTCACTAATCAGGTTGCGGAGCGGGTTGAGTCTTCCGGAATGGCCGCGCCCGACCATTGTTCGGTGTCCTTGAATGACTACGCAGGGCAGACGCTCCGTATCGGCGTCGAAGTGTATGAAACCTCTGCTTATACAATCATGGACAACTTTGCTGTATATTCCACGGTTCCGGTTACGGTTGTCGGGGCGGGCCATGGAACGGTTCGGCCGGACGACGTTGTGGAAATTCCCTACCTGCATGATGGTCAGTTTGATGTCGAAGCGGATCCGTATTACCACATTGCCTCTATCGTAACCAACGGACAGAAATGGGCGGACGACTCAATTCTTTCCGGTATACCCCAGACCAATCTGGTATGGAGCCAGTTAACCACGGCCTCGACGATGACGGTATGTTTTGCGGAAAATACGGCTCCGGCAGGAACGCCGGAGTGGTGGCTGGCCGAGCATGGTTTGACCAATGATGCCGTTGCTGTGGAAGAGTCAAACGATCAGGACGGGGACGGCTTTTCGGCATGCGATGAATTTATTGCCGGCACTGTTCCCACCGATCCGCAATCACGGTTCTATGCGTCTTCCTGTACGTCAGTTGCCGGGGGACAGTGGGAGCTGACCTGGCCCAGCGTAAGCGGTCGGGTTTATTCCGTTGAATGGACTCCCAGTCTTAGTGATCAGGATTTTTCAGTATTGGCCACCAATATCATCGCTTCGCCGCCGATCAACTCCGTGACGCTGCCTGCCGCAGAACGCAATGTGTTTTATCGACTCACTGTTGGACGACAATAA
- a CDS encoding YggS family pyridoxal phosphate-dependent enzyme, translating to MSIAENLKLIEERICAACERSGRSRGDVKLIAVSKYKPAEAVREAADAGQILFGENRVQEAQTKIPQCPPNLQWHLIGHLQSNKAKIAASGLFRMIHSVDSEKLLLALEQHTAIPLPILIQVNVSGEGSKSGCAPEEAAALIEAANNCSRVEVHGLMTIPPFTPDPEKARTHFSNLRKLRDELQEQTGTPLPELSMGMSGDFEIAIEEGSTFVRVGTDIFGERS from the coding sequence ATGTCGATTGCTGAAAATTTAAAACTGATTGAAGAACGTATTTGCGCTGCATGTGAGAGATCCGGCCGCAGCCGGGGGGATGTAAAGCTGATTGCGGTTTCAAAGTACAAACCGGCGGAGGCTGTCCGGGAGGCGGCCGACGCCGGTCAGATCCTGTTCGGGGAAAACCGGGTTCAGGAAGCACAAACCAAGATTCCGCAGTGCCCGCCGAACCTGCAATGGCACCTGATCGGTCATCTGCAGAGCAATAAAGCGAAAATCGCAGCGTCCGGACTGTTCCGGATGATCCATTCGGTCGATTCTGAAAAACTGCTGCTGGCGCTCGAACAGCATACTGCAATACCGCTGCCGATCCTGATTCAGGTGAATGTTTCAGGCGAAGGATCCAAATCCGGCTGTGCACCCGAAGAGGCCGCCGCCCTGATTGAGGCCGCCAACAACTGCTCGCGGGTTGAAGTCCACGGCTTGATGACGATCCCGCCGTTTACGCCGGATCCCGAAAAAGCGCGCACTCATTTTTCAAACCTTCGGAAACTGCGCGATGAACTGCAGGAGCAGACCGGCACTCCGCTTCCGGAACTGTCGATGGGCATGTCCGGCGATTTTGAAATTGCGATTGAAGAAGGCTCAACGTTTGTGAGAGTGGGAACGGATATTTTTGGAGAACGATCATGA
- the eno gene encoding phosphopyruvate hydratase, whose product MSAIIEVIGREILDSRGNPTIEVDVILESGAAGRAGVPSGASTGVNEALELRDGDKNRYLGKGVQKAVANVNEKIAPAIIGMDAMDQVGVDQFMIGLDGTETKSELGANAMLGVSLACAHAAAAELDMPLFRYIGGTNAKALPVPMMNIINGGSHSDAPIAFQEFMIRPVGAPSFKEGLRCGAEVFHALKAIIKGKGLSTAVGDEGGFAPNFAGGTEEALDAIMQAIKDAGYEPGKDVTIGLDCASSEFYEDGVYNYAKFEGESGAKRSSEEQAKYLEELIGKYPIDSIEDGMNEEDWAGWKVLTDLIGDKCQLVGDDLFVTNVKFLERGIKEGSANSILIKVNQIGTLTETLDAIEMAHKAGFTAVVSHRSGETSDNTIADIAVATNAGQIKTGSLSRSDRISKYNQLLRIEEMLGTEARYGD is encoded by the coding sequence ATGTCAGCTATTATAGAAGTAATCGGTCGCGAAATTCTTGATTCACGCGGCAACCCGACCATCGAAGTCGATGTCATCCTCGAGTCCGGCGCAGCCGGCCGCGCGGGTGTTCCGTCCGGCGCATCCACCGGCGTCAACGAAGCGCTTGAACTGCGCGACGGCGACAAAAACCGCTACCTCGGCAAAGGCGTCCAGAAAGCCGTTGCCAACGTAAACGAAAAAATCGCCCCGGCGATCATCGGCATGGACGCCATGGACCAGGTCGGCGTCGACCAGTTCATGATCGGCCTCGACGGCACCGAAACAAAAAGCGAACTCGGCGCCAACGCCATGCTCGGCGTCTCCCTGGCTTGCGCGCACGCCGCCGCCGCTGAACTCGACATGCCGCTCTTCCGCTACATCGGCGGAACCAACGCCAAAGCCCTGCCCGTTCCGATGATGAACATCATTAACGGCGGATCGCACTCCGATGCTCCGATCGCCTTCCAGGAATTCATGATCCGTCCGGTTGGCGCCCCGTCCTTCAAAGAAGGCCTGCGCTGCGGCGCGGAAGTGTTCCACGCGCTCAAAGCCATCATCAAAGGCAAAGGCCTCTCCACTGCCGTCGGTGACGAAGGCGGATTTGCTCCGAACTTTGCAGGCGGAACCGAGGAAGCCCTCGACGCCATCATGCAGGCCATTAAAGACGCTGGATACGAGCCGGGCAAAGATGTGACTATCGGTCTCGACTGCGCCTCCTCCGAGTTCTACGAAGACGGCGTTTACAACTACGCAAAATTCGAAGGGGAAAGCGGAGCCAAACGTTCTTCTGAAGAACAAGCCAAATACCTCGAAGAACTTATCGGCAAATACCCGATCGACTCCATCGAAGACGGCATGAATGAAGAAGACTGGGCCGGATGGAAAGTCCTGACGGACCTGATCGGCGACAAATGCCAGCTCGTCGGCGACGACCTGTTCGTTACCAACGTGAAGTTCCTCGAACGCGGAATCAAAGAAGGCAGCGCCAACTCCATCCTCATCAAGGTCAACCAGATCGGAACGCTCACCGAGACACTCGACGCGATTGAAATGGCTCACAAAGCCGGCTTCACCGCTGTCGTTTCCCACCGCTCCGGTGAAACCTCCGACAACACCATTGCCGACATCGCCGTGGCCACCAACGCCGGCCAGATCAAAACCGGTTCCCTAAGCCGCTCCGACCGCATCAGCAAATACAACCAGCTGCTGCGCATCGAAGAAATGCTCGGCACCGAAGCCCGCTACGGTGACTAG
- a CDS encoding HIT family protein produces MSNTNRPLWAPWRIEYIRAEKENECFLCRMLEEDTDRDNLILFRSKTCAVVMNRFPYTSGHLMVCPQRHIADFSELTQEEDLEMCELTRRAIAALRNAMQPEGFNIGTNLGSAAGAGLKDHLHRHIVPRWVGDTNFMAVIGDRHVVPESLTTTYDILLEKF; encoded by the coding sequence ATGAGCAACACGAACCGACCGTTATGGGCGCCTTGGCGCATTGAGTACATCCGGGCAGAAAAGGAAAATGAATGTTTTCTCTGCAGGATGCTTGAGGAAGACACAGACCGCGACAATCTGATTCTTTTCCGCAGTAAAACCTGTGCAGTTGTGATGAACCGATTCCCGTACACCAGCGGCCACCTGATGGTTTGCCCCCAGCGACATATCGCGGATTTCTCCGAACTGACACAAGAGGAAGATCTGGAAATGTGCGAACTGACCCGACGCGCCATAGCCGCCCTGCGCAACGCCATGCAGCCGGAAGGATTTAATATCGGAACCAACCTGGGCTCCGCGGCCGGCGCCGGGCTGAAAGATCACCTGCACCGCCACATCGTTCCGCGCTGGGTGGGAGATACCAACTTTATGGCCGTCATTGGCGACCGGCATGTGGTGCCGGAATCGCTGACCACCACCTATGATATCTTGCTGGAGAAGTTCTGA
- a CDS encoding septum formation initiator family protein produces the protein MSAQKYWNKVYRYVALAVVLLALIGVAFAFLPKIQQFQNYQETKSDLDADISAEKERIKELRMNQEKFSTDRNFVQKIAHEIGFVHEGETVYQFEERQATSVGVQPE, from the coding sequence GTGAGTGCTCAGAAATACTGGAATAAAGTCTATCGATATGTGGCCCTGGCGGTTGTGCTTCTTGCACTGATCGGGGTTGCATTTGCATTCCTGCCGAAAATCCAGCAGTTCCAGAACTATCAGGAAACCAAAAGTGACCTGGACGCCGATATCAGTGCGGAAAAAGAGCGCATTAAAGAACTTCGAATGAATCAGGAAAAGTTCAGCACGGACAGAAATTTTGTTCAGAAGATTGCTCACGAAATCGGATTTGTGCACGAAGGCGAAACGGTCTATCAGTTTGAAGAACGTCAGGCAACCAGCGTCGGCGTGCAGCCTGAATAA
- a CDS encoding histidine phosphatase family protein — MKTTIYLIRHGQTEWNVERRMQGRADSPLTLQGVEAAERLAPKIPPVSAVYSSPSGRTMQTARILFGSREVVVCDDRLLEINLGDWEGRLQADLDLEDPEQHPNFWKAPHLFKKEGAETFSDVAGRAAGFLDEISGRHAGQSVAVVSHTTVIRSMLFSVEPRDLSGFWRPPAVYPASISEVVIVDGVSRIVRFGCTAHHEHSHCGAY, encoded by the coding sequence ATGAAAACGACGATTTATCTGATACGGCACGGGCAGACGGAGTGGAATGTGGAGCGCCGCATGCAGGGGCGAGCCGATTCGCCGCTGACTCTGCAGGGCGTTGAGGCGGCCGAACGGCTCGCACCGAAAATTCCACCGGTCAGCGCGGTTTATTCATCCCCAAGCGGGCGGACGATGCAGACGGCCCGTATTTTGTTTGGAAGCCGCGAAGTTGTTGTGTGCGACGACCGGCTGCTGGAAATCAATCTAGGCGACTGGGAAGGGAGGCTGCAGGCGGATCTGGATCTTGAAGATCCGGAACAGCATCCCAACTTCTGGAAGGCGCCGCATCTGTTCAAGAAGGAGGGGGCGGAAACCTTTTCCGATGTCGCGGGGCGCGCTGCTGGATTTCTTGATGAGATTTCTGGGCGGCACGCCGGGCAGTCCGTGGCGGTTGTTTCGCACACGACGGTGATCCGCTCAATGCTCTTTTCCGTTGAGCCGCGCGACCTGTCGGGATTCTGGAGGCCGCCGGCGGTTTATCCGGCCAGCATCAGCGAGGTCGTGATTGTCGACGGCGTTTCCCGCATCGTCCGCTTCGGATGCACCGCTCATCATGAGCACAGCCATTGCGGAGCCTACTAG
- a CDS encoding GGGtGRT protein, translated as MALFEGYERRIGQITPVLEKYGIGSVEECAEICKEKGVDVYEVVKEIQPIAFENAMWAYTVGAAIAIKKGQTAAADIAETLGEGLQAFCIPGSVADDRKVGIGHGNLASMLLKEETKCFALLAGHESFAAAEGALGICRYANKARKEPLRVILNGLGKDAAFIISRINGFTHVATEFDYATGEVKVVAEKAYSKGERADVRCYGADDVREGVAIMHKEGVDVSITGNSTNPTRFQHPVAGTYKKECVELGKPYFSVASGGGTGRTLHPDNMGAGPASYGMTDTMGRMHSSAQFAGSSSVPAHVEMMGLIGMGNNPMVGASVAVAVAISQAM; from the coding sequence ATGGCATTATTTGAAGGATATGAAAGACGGATTGGCCAGATCACTCCGGTGCTCGAAAAGTACGGAATTGGATCGGTCGAAGAATGCGCTGAAATCTGCAAAGAAAAAGGCGTCGATGTATACGAAGTTGTAAAAGAAATTCAGCCGATTGCATTCGAAAACGCAATGTGGGCCTACACCGTTGGTGCTGCAATTGCCATCAAGAAAGGTCAGACCGCTGCTGCCGATATCGCTGAAACCCTCGGCGAAGGTCTGCAGGCATTCTGCATCCCGGGATCAGTTGCTGACGACCGCAAAGTCGGTATCGGTCACGGAAACCTGGCTTCCATGCTGCTGAAAGAAGAAACCAAATGCTTCGCACTGCTCGCAGGTCACGAATCTTTCGCTGCTGCGGAAGGCGCACTCGGCATCTGCCGCTACGCCAACAAAGCCCGCAAAGAGCCGTTGCGCGTGATCCTCAACGGTCTCGGCAAAGACGCTGCGTTCATCATCAGCCGCATCAACGGCTTCACGCATGTCGCCACCGAATTCGACTACGCCACCGGCGAAGTCAAAGTCGTTGCTGAAAAAGCTTACTCCAAAGGTGAACGCGCTGACGTCCGCTGCTATGGCGCTGACGACGTTCGCGAAGGGGTTGCCATCATGCATAAAGAAGGCGTTGATGTTTCCATCACCGGAAACTCCACCAACCCGACCCGCTTCCAGCACCCGGTTGCCGGTACCTACAAAAAAGAATGCGTTGAACTGGGTAAACCGTACTTCTCCGTCGCCTCCGGCGGTGGAACCGGCCGTACGCTGCACCCCGACAACATGGGGGCAGGTCCTGCCTCTTACGGCATGACCGACACCATGGGACGCATGCATTCCTCCGCGCAGTTCGCAGGATCTTCCTCCGTACCTGCCCACGTGGAAATGATGGGACTCATCGGTATGGGCAACAACCCGATGGTTGGTGCTTCTGTGGCGGTGGCTGTTGCCATCTCTCAGGCTATGTAA
- the proC gene encoding pyrroline-5-carboxylate reductase translates to MSIMESKVVFVGAGNMAEAIAAGMVRAEFCAAEKIVMTDIRPERLSGLETDLGVSTSADNSVVKNAEIVVLAVKPQIMNDVLEDIAPVLRKETLVISIAAGITAEKIERALGEGTRVIRVMPNTPALIGQGASGIAAGRLADEADLEVAETILGCVGETVRVDEKDLDAVTALSGSGPAYVFYLLESMLAAAEEMGLEKETARTLALQTVEGAARLMKDSGEEAAELRAKVTSKGGTTFAAMTSMEESGVKPAIIKALKAAQMRSKELSG, encoded by the coding sequence ATGAGTATTATGGAATCAAAAGTGGTTTTTGTCGGAGCAGGAAACATGGCTGAAGCGATCGCCGCCGGCATGGTGAGAGCCGAATTCTGCGCAGCGGAAAAAATTGTGATGACGGACATCCGTCCGGAGAGGCTGTCAGGTTTAGAGACGGACCTCGGGGTCAGCACGTCTGCTGACAACAGCGTGGTGAAAAACGCTGAAATCGTTGTGCTGGCAGTGAAACCTCAGATCATGAATGATGTGCTTGAAGATATTGCACCGGTTCTGCGCAAAGAAACGCTGGTGATCAGCATTGCTGCCGGAATCACTGCTGAAAAAATTGAGAGAGCGCTGGGCGAGGGAACCCGGGTGATCCGCGTGATGCCGAACACGCCGGCATTAATCGGGCAGGGCGCATCCGGAATCGCTGCCGGCCGTCTGGCGGACGAGGCGGATCTGGAAGTGGCAGAAACCATTCTGGGATGTGTCGGCGAAACGGTTCGGGTGGATGAAAAAGATCTGGACGCAGTAACCGCCCTGAGCGGCTCCGGCCCTGCCTATGTGTTTTACCTGCTCGAAAGCATGCTGGCTGCTGCTGAAGAAATGGGGCTTGAAAAAGAAACCGCCCGCACGCTGGCGCTGCAAACCGTTGAAGGCGCCGCGCGGCTGATGAAAGACTCCGGCGAAGAGGCTGCGGAACTGCGGGCGAAAGTAACGTCCAAAGGCGGCACCACCTTTGCTGCCATGACCTCCATGGAGGAGTCCGGTGTGAAGCCGGCAATTATCAAGGCGCTTAAAGCCGCGCAAATGCGCTCCAAAGAGCTATCCGGATAA
- a CDS encoding iron-sulfur cluster assembly scaffold protein: METTSEIKEMCVVARGPKNGPAPIPQEGKWTKATEIKDINGFTHGVGWCAPQQGACKLSLNIKEGVIQEALIETLGCTGMTHSAAMAGEILTGKTILEALNTDLVCDAINVAMRELFLQIVYGRSQSAFSEGGLPIGAGLEDLGKGLRSVTGTIFGTVEKGVRYLETAEGYITKLGLDEDDQVIGYAFVHLGKMMEFIAKGESADEALKKASGTYGRFADAVKQIDPRHK, translated from the coding sequence ATGGAAACCACATCTGAGATCAAAGAAATGTGTGTCGTTGCCCGCGGTCCGAAAAACGGTCCGGCGCCTATTCCTCAAGAGGGGAAATGGACGAAGGCAACGGAAATTAAAGATATTAACGGATTCACCCACGGTGTGGGTTGGTGTGCACCGCAGCAGGGCGCCTGCAAACTTTCGCTGAATATCAAAGAGGGTGTTATTCAGGAAGCGCTGATCGAAACACTCGGCTGCACCGGCATGACCCATTCTGCTGCGATGGCTGGTGAAATCCTTACCGGAAAAACCATCCTCGAAGCGCTGAACACCGACCTCGTTTGCGACGCCATCAACGTGGCAATGCGCGAACTCTTCCTGCAGATCGTTTACGGACGTTCCCAGTCGGCCTTCTCCGAAGGCGGCCTGCCGATCGGCGCCGGCCTCGAAGACCTTGGCAAAGGCTTGCGCTCTGTCACCGGAACCATCTTCGGAACCGTTGAAAAAGGCGTTCGCTACCTCGAAACCGCTGAAGGGTACATCACCAAGCTCGGTCTCGACGAAGACGACCAGGTCATTGGCTATGCGTTTGTTCACCTCGGCAAGATGATGGAGTTCATCGCCAAGGGCGAAAGCGCTGACGAAGCCCTTAAAAAAGCATCCGGCACCTACGGACGTTTCGCCGATGCTGTAAAACAGATTGACCCGCGCCACAAATAA
- the thiD gene encoding bifunctional hydroxymethylpyrimidine kinase/phosphomethylpyrimidine kinase, whose amino-acid sequence MTKPIAWTIAGSDSGGGAGVQADLKVMNLLGVHACSVITALTAQNTVGTGLLEWVAPDMLKAQLDALQSDLPPVAVKLGMLGTVETIEIVTRFLTGTHVPFTVCDPVLISSSGTFLLEAKAWPLVTEKLFPVIDLITPNLPEAEHLLGMEIATPSDIETAANIALSLGVNEVLIKGGHGSHDVELSSDYWSDGTDRAWLSSPRIETRSSHGTGCVLSSAIAAARALGCQPLDSIVLAKTYLNQGLRQAPDLGNGYGPLAFNPWEKAEEDLPMISKTAEDPGVRAEFPVFGN is encoded by the coding sequence ATGACAAAACCCATTGCATGGACCATAGCCGGATCCGATTCCGGCGGAGGCGCCGGTGTTCAGGCAGACCTTAAGGTGATGAATCTGCTCGGCGTGCATGCCTGTTCCGTCATTACCGCCCTCACGGCACAAAACACCGTCGGCACCGGCCTTCTCGAATGGGTCGCACCCGATATGCTGAAGGCCCAGCTGGACGCTCTTCAATCCGATCTTCCTCCGGTGGCGGTTAAACTCGGCATGCTGGGCACCGTTGAAACTATTGAAATCGTCACCAGATTCCTGACCGGCACCCACGTGCCTTTTACTGTTTGCGATCCGGTGCTGATTTCATCCAGCGGAACCTTTCTGCTGGAAGCCAAAGCATGGCCGCTGGTGACTGAAAAACTGTTTCCTGTAATTGACCTGATTACGCCAAACCTTCCCGAAGCGGAACATCTGCTGGGAATGGAAATCGCAACCCCGTCCGATATTGAAACAGCGGCAAACATAGCGCTGTCGCTGGGAGTGAATGAAGTGCTGATTAAAGGCGGGCACGGTTCGCATGACGTTGAGCTCTCCAGCGACTACTGGAGCGACGGAACCGATCGCGCGTGGCTGTCCAGCCCCCGAATCGAAACCCGGAGCTCGCACGGCACCGGATGTGTGCTCTCCTCTGCCATTGCCGCAGCCCGCGCCCTCGGCTGCCAGCCGCTGGACAGCATTGTGCTGGCCAAAACCTATTTAAATCAGGGGCTGCGTCAGGCTCCGGATCTCGGGAACGGCTACGGCCCCCTCGCCTTCAATCCGTGGGAAAAAGCCGAAGAAGATCTGCCGATGATTTCCAAAACGGCAGAAGACCCCGGCGTGCGCGCAGAGTTCCCTGTGTTTGGAAACTGA